The Iamia majanohamensis genome window below encodes:
- a CDS encoding DUF4214 domain-containing protein: MSTPTQPRRRLAAVAGLVLAAGLLAGPLASTSGAQPSVGVAEGAPPVACPAPEGNARFVRFIYLNILFRCPDAAGSAYWTDRLDSGYSRSAFTLAIDMSSENLVNNNVVPLYGGILQRDPTPAEVTDGVAEIRRLQWDGQLIARLFSSDEFYDGLDAPPGAERDEQWLTIGYNNILDRDPDPAGAAYYLGLMGSPSTAASRNRVATILEKSGENAQGWVFGAFFAGLNRPPDQAGFQYWTQWLRGPGQWRAFKMWTLILSSNEGYNRAQTQPSPEMLRSRVHPEGRVGKADLAG, encoded by the coding sequence GTGAGCACACCCACCCAACCCCGTCGCCGGCTCGCCGCCGTCGCGGGACTGGTCCTCGCCGCCGGCCTGCTGGCCGGTCCCCTGGCGTCGACGTCGGGGGCCCAGCCCTCGGTCGGCGTGGCCGAGGGCGCCCCGCCGGTCGCGTGCCCGGCACCCGAGGGCAACGCCCGGTTCGTCCGGTTCATCTACCTGAACATCCTGTTCCGGTGCCCGGACGCGGCCGGCTCGGCCTACTGGACCGATCGCCTGGACAGCGGCTACAGCCGCAGTGCCTTCACCCTGGCGATCGACATGTCCAGCGAGAACCTGGTCAACAACAACGTCGTGCCGCTCTACGGCGGGATCCTCCAGCGGGACCCGACCCCGGCCGAGGTCACCGACGGCGTGGCCGAGATCCGTCGGCTCCAGTGGGACGGGCAGCTCATCGCCCGCCTCTTCTCGTCCGACGAGTTCTACGACGGCCTCGACGCCCCGCCCGGTGCGGAGCGGGACGAGCAGTGGCTGACCATCGGCTACAACAACATCCTCGACCGGGACCCCGACCCGGCGGGGGCGGCCTACTACCTGGGCCTGATGGGCTCGCCCTCGACGGCGGCCAGCCGCAACCGGGTGGCGACCATCCTGGAGAAGAGCGGGGAGAACGCCCAGGGCTGGGTGTTCGGCGCCTTCTTCGCCGGGCTCAACCGCCCGCCGGACCAGGCCGGCTTCCAGTACTGGACCCAGTGGCTCCGCGGCCCCGGCCAGTGGCGCGCCTTCAAGATGTGGACGCTGATCCTCAGCTCCAACGAGGGCTACAACCGGGCCCAGACCCAGCCCAGCCCCGAGATGCTGCGCTCCCGCGTGCACCCCGAGGGCCGGGTCGGCAAGGCCGACCTGGCGGGCTGA
- a CDS encoding TIGR03617 family F420-dependent LLM class oxidoreductase, with protein sequence MLIDTLLLAPPAQVPARAEALAATGVDGLFTFEGPHDVFLPLALAAAATDAFVYSNIAVAFPRSPVHLAHTAWDLQALSGGRAALGLGTQVRAHVERRYGATWSHPASRMREWIGAIRAVWDAWEEGRPLDYVGRFTSHTLMTPAFDPGPVEGGRPPIWIGALGLRMTELAVAEADGLLVHPFTSDRHAAETTFPRIAQGLADAGRDRAELTVVGQAILACGRDAEEQRTADEGARWLVGFYGSTPAYEPVMATEGRADLHPELRRLSREGRWDEMAALVDDDLLDAVVVRGDPDRVAARLLERAGGRVDRLAVYAPGGIADEALAAVVAGVRAGAPA encoded by the coding sequence GTGCTGATCGACACCCTGCTGCTGGCCCCACCCGCCCAGGTCCCGGCCCGGGCCGAGGCCCTGGCGGCCACCGGCGTGGACGGGCTGTTCACCTTCGAGGGCCCCCACGACGTCTTCCTGCCCCTGGCCCTGGCCGCAGCGGCCACCGACGCCTTCGTCTACTCCAACATCGCGGTGGCGTTCCCCCGCTCGCCGGTGCACCTGGCCCACACCGCCTGGGACCTCCAGGCCCTCTCGGGGGGACGGGCCGCCCTCGGGCTCGGCACCCAGGTCCGGGCCCACGTCGAGCGCCGCTACGGCGCCACCTGGTCGCACCCCGCGTCCCGGATGCGGGAGTGGATCGGGGCGATCCGCGCCGTGTGGGACGCGTGGGAGGAGGGCCGCCCCCTCGACTACGTGGGCCGCTTCACCAGCCACACCCTCATGACCCCGGCGTTCGACCCGGGGCCGGTGGAGGGCGGGCGACCGCCGATCTGGATCGGGGCCCTGGGGCTGCGGATGACCGAGCTGGCCGTCGCCGAGGCCGACGGGCTGCTGGTGCACCCCTTCACCTCCGATCGCCACGCGGCCGAGACCACCTTCCCCCGCATCGCCCAGGGCCTCGCCGACGCCGGGCGCGACCGGGCCGAGCTGACCGTGGTGGGCCAGGCGATCCTGGCCTGCGGGCGCGACGCCGAGGAGCAGCGCACCGCCGACGAGGGGGCCCGCTGGCTGGTCGGCTTCTACGGCTCGACCCCCGCCTACGAGCCGGTCATGGCCACCGAGGGACGGGCCGACCTCCACCCCGAGCTGCGCCGCCTGTCCCGGGAGGGGCGGTGGGACGAGATGGCCGCCCTGGTCGACGACGACCTGCTCGACGCCGTCGTGGTCCGGGGCGACCCCGACCGGGTCGCGGCCCGCCTCCTGGAGCGGGCCGGCGGCCGGGTCGACCGCCTGGCGGTCTACGCCCCCGGCGGCATCGCCGACGAGGCCCTGGCCGCGGTGGTGGCGGGGGTGCGGGCGGGCGCCCCGGCCTGA
- a CDS encoding ribose-phosphate diphosphokinase — MEPLETVTRKRLHLYSGSSHPGLAADIAAHLGTELGEPNLRRFANGEMHCRFDESIRGADVFIVQTHSGEHGQSVNDSLMEQLIMIDAAKRASAKRITAVCPFYGYARQDRKAEGREPITAKLVADMLTAAGADRVVSVDLHSGQIQGFFDMPVDHLTAMPIQVDYLRRTTQPDDLVVVSPDSGGVKAAKRFANEVGAELAFVNKVRPRGTANQVVADSIVGDVAGHSCVLLDDMIDSAGTICASADLLHEEGATDVWAMTTHGVLSGPAIDRLKNSALTKVVITDTLPLPEEKQLDKIEVLSVAPIIGQAIRSVFDDASVSEIFGGRNQS, encoded by the coding sequence ATGGAGCCCCTGGAGACCGTCACCCGCAAGCGGCTGCACCTCTACTCGGGGTCGTCGCACCCCGGGCTGGCGGCCGACATCGCGGCCCACCTCGGCACCGAGCTGGGCGAGCCCAACCTCCGGCGCTTCGCCAACGGCGAGATGCACTGCCGGTTCGACGAGTCGATCCGGGGCGCGGACGTGTTCATCGTGCAGACCCACTCGGGGGAGCACGGCCAGTCGGTCAACGACTCGCTGATGGAGCAGCTGATCATGATCGACGCGGCCAAGCGGGCGTCGGCCAAGCGCATCACCGCGGTCTGCCCCTTCTACGGCTACGCCCGCCAGGACCGGAAGGCCGAGGGCCGCGAGCCCATCACCGCCAAGCTGGTGGCCGACATGCTCACCGCCGCCGGCGCCGACCGGGTGGTCTCGGTCGACCTGCACTCGGGCCAGATCCAGGGCTTCTTCGACATGCCCGTCGACCACCTGACGGCCATGCCCATCCAGGTCGACTACCTCCGCCGCACCACCCAGCCCGACGACCTCGTGGTCGTGTCGCCCGACTCCGGCGGCGTGAAGGCGGCCAAGCGCTTCGCCAACGAGGTGGGCGCCGAGCTGGCCTTCGTCAACAAGGTCCGTCCCCGGGGGACGGCCAACCAGGTGGTGGCCGACAGCATCGTGGGCGACGTGGCCGGCCACAGCTGCGTGCTCCTCGACGACATGATCGACTCGGCCGGCACGATCTGCGCCTCGGCCGACCTGCTCCACGAGGAGGGGGCCACCGACGTGTGGGCCATGACCACCCACGGCGTGCTGTCGGGCCCGGCCATCGACCGGCTCAAGAACTCGGCGCTGACCAAGGTCGTCATCACCGACACGCTGCCCCTGCCCGAGGAGAAGCAGCTCGACAAGATCGAGGTGCTCTCGGTGGCCCCCATCATCGGCCAGGCCATCCGCTCGGTGTTCGACGACGCCTCGGTCAGCGAGATCTTCGGCGGGCGCAACCAGAGCTGA
- a CDS encoding bifunctional N-acetylglucosamine-1-phosphate uridyltransferase/glucosamine-1-phosphate acetyltransferase produces the protein MAPRPLSAVVLAAGEGTRMRSERPKPLHLLCGRPMVRYVLDALGDCDVDRVVVVVGHGAERVTKKLQADDSDYLLDFVEQHAQLGTGDATSVGLTAFPDVDDADDADVLVLPGDTPLLRPATIRALVDHHRSSDVACTVLTARFADPSGYGRVVRGRDGRVARIVEHRDATPEQREIDEINTSIYCFRRSVLAPALRRLQPVNDQGEYYLTDVVEVLSDAGYGVSAVTAEDTDETHGVNDRSQLAAAEAELRRRTNLEWLRRGVTMVDPDRTYVDTTVDLATDVTLFPGTILQGRTVIGEGSEIGPDTRLVDCIVGARSTVEQATGRDAEVGADAHVGPYAHLAPGTSVPDGTTTGPFHAATDAG, from the coding sequence ATGGCCCCGCGACCGCTGTCCGCCGTGGTGCTGGCCGCCGGCGAGGGCACCCGCATGCGGTCCGAGCGGCCCAAGCCGCTGCACCTGCTGTGCGGCCGGCCCATGGTCCGCTACGTCCTCGACGCCCTCGGCGACTGCGACGTCGACCGGGTGGTCGTGGTGGTCGGCCACGGCGCCGAGCGGGTGACCAAGAAGCTCCAGGCGGACGACTCCGACTACCTCCTCGACTTCGTCGAGCAGCACGCCCAGCTGGGCACCGGCGACGCCACGTCGGTCGGCCTCACCGCCTTCCCCGACGTCGACGACGCCGACGACGCCGACGTCCTGGTGCTCCCGGGTGACACCCCGCTCCTGCGGCCGGCCACGATCCGCGCCCTCGTCGACCACCACCGCAGCAGCGACGTGGCCTGCACCGTGCTCACCGCCCGCTTCGCCGACCCCAGCGGCTACGGCCGGGTGGTGCGGGGGCGCGACGGCCGGGTGGCCCGCATCGTCGAGCACCGCGACGCCACCCCCGAGCAGCGCGAGATCGACGAGATCAACACCTCGATCTACTGCTTCCGCCGCAGCGTCCTGGCCCCCGCCCTGCGCCGCCTCCAACCTGTCAACGACCAGGGCGAGTACTACCTGACCGACGTGGTCGAGGTCCTCTCCGACGCCGGCTACGGCGTCAGCGCCGTCACCGCGGAGGACACCGACGAGACCCACGGGGTCAACGACCGGTCCCAGCTCGCCGCGGCCGAGGCCGAGCTGCGCCGCCGCACCAACCTCGAGTGGCTGCGTCGGGGCGTCACCATGGTCGACCCCGACCGCACCTACGTCGACACCACCGTCGACCTGGCCACCGACGTCACCCTCTTCCCCGGCACCATCCTCCAGGGCCGCACCGTCATCGGCGAGGGCAGCGAGATCGGCCCCGACACCCGGCTGGTCGACTGCATCGTCGGGGCCCGCAGCACCGTCGAGCAGGCCACCGGGCGCGACGCCGAGGTGGGCGCCGACGCCCACGTCGGCCCCTACGCCCACCTCGCCCCGGGCACGTCGGTGCCCGACGGGACGACCACCGGCCCCTTCCACGCGGCCACCGACGCCGGCTGA
- the pth gene encoding aminoacyl-tRNA hydrolase, with the protein MPVDLLVVGLGNPGMDYARTRHNVGADTVGLLAERHGGRLKVAFRNERAQSDEVRVGTVRIGLAIPETFYNESGVAVGALVRRHDLEDLHRVVVVHDELDLPPGRLKLKLGGGLAGNNGLRSIKAHLHTEDFARVRIGVGKPPGRQQGADHVLRRPGKAERAELDVAIEEAADAVEAIATDGIEAAMGRYNTRPDPA; encoded by the coding sequence GTGCCCGTCGACCTGCTCGTCGTCGGGCTCGGGAACCCGGGGATGGACTACGCCCGCACCCGCCACAACGTCGGGGCCGACACGGTCGGCCTCCTGGCCGAGCGCCACGGCGGTCGCCTGAAGGTGGCCTTCCGCAACGAGCGGGCCCAGAGCGACGAGGTGCGCGTCGGGACCGTCCGCATCGGCCTGGCCATCCCCGAGACCTTCTACAACGAGTCCGGGGTGGCCGTGGGGGCCCTGGTCCGGCGCCACGACCTCGAGGACCTGCACCGGGTCGTCGTGGTGCACGACGAGCTCGACCTGCCCCCCGGCCGGCTGAAGCTGAAGCTGGGGGGCGGGCTGGCCGGCAACAACGGGCTCAGGTCGATCAAGGCCCACCTCCACACCGAGGACTTCGCCCGCGTCCGCATCGGCGTGGGCAAGCCGCCGGGCCGCCAGCAGGGGGCCGACCACGTGCTGCGCCGGCCTGGCAAGGCCGAGCGGGCCGAGCTCGATGTGGCCATCGAGGAGGCCGCCGACGCCGTCGAGGCCATCGCGACCGACGGCATCGAGGCGGCCATGGGCCGCTACAACACCCGCCCCGACCCCGCCTGA
- a CDS encoding 50S ribosomal protein L25, with translation MAEITLTATPGRETGTRSSRRLRAEAKVPAVVYGLGRDTVAVTVDWRELRSALITDAGINALIDLTVEGEGESNLAIIKDMQRHPISHTVDHVDFLLIRRDQELAVDVPVVLEGVADEVENNQGLVEQSITLLTVNALPESIPDQLTYDISEMEIGDTVTVGDLTLPSGVTTDVEPDEVVASAQVSRAAIEAEAEEAELAEMAELNELAEAGVGEGDLAEGEGGSDEGDEG, from the coding sequence ATGGCCGAGATCACCCTCACCGCCACCCCCGGTCGCGAGACCGGCACCCGCAGCTCCCGGCGCCTCCGCGCCGAGGCCAAGGTCCCCGCCGTCGTCTACGGCCTGGGCCGCGACACGGTGGCCGTCACCGTCGACTGGCGCGAGCTGCGGTCCGCACTGATCACCGACGCCGGGATCAACGCCCTGATCGACCTCACCGTCGAGGGCGAGGGCGAGTCCAACCTGGCGATCATCAAGGACATGCAGCGCCACCCGATCAGCCACACCGTCGACCACGTCGACTTCCTGCTGATCCGCCGGGACCAGGAGCTGGCCGTCGACGTGCCCGTGGTGCTCGAGGGCGTGGCCGACGAGGTCGAGAACAACCAGGGCCTGGTCGAGCAGTCGATCACCCTGCTCACCGTCAACGCCCTGCCCGAGAGCATCCCCGACCAGCTCACCTACGACATCTCCGAGATGGAGATCGGCGACACCGTCACCGTGGGCGACCTCACCCTGCCCTCCGGCGTCACCACCGACGTGGAGCCCGACGAGGTCGTGGCCAGCGCCCAGGTCTCCCGGGCCGCCATCGAGGCCGAGGCCGAGGAGGCCGAGCTGGCCGAGATGGCCGAGCTCAACGAGCTGGCCGAGGCCGGTGTGGGCGAGGGCGACCTGGCCGAGGGCGAGGGTGGCTCCGACGAGGGTGACGAGGGCTGA
- a CDS encoding 30S ribosomal protein bS22: MGSLVKKRRKRMRKKKHKKMLKRTRWQRRAAGK; the protein is encoded by the coding sequence ATGGGATCTCTCGTCAAGAAGCGCCGCAAGCGCATGCGCAAGAAGAAGCACAAGAAGATGTTGAAGCGCACCCGCTGGCAGCGCCGCGCCGCCGGCAAGTAG
- a CDS encoding isopenicillin N synthase family dioxygenase has product MAFDVATVHLDEFTHGDAAARDAFVRTLGDSLVETGFVKVDGHRVTRQDVDAAYVAARDLFALPAEAKAAYVMPKGAGGYTPFGTEHAKDSEAIDLKEFWHVHQDVPEDHPLFATYGANVFPDEVPHFRPAMMRLYRDLEDAAQTLLEAIAVYLDLPERDLADMVVDGRSVLRVIHYPPLREANVPGAVRAAAHEDINLITLLPAATEAGLELLDRDGTWHPVDGLEGEIVVDAGDMLSRHVNLKIPSTTHRVVNPKTDDLPRYSMPFFCHPRPDVVLDAPASLVGDDEKHFPPTTADDFLNQRLAEIGLT; this is encoded by the coding sequence ATGGCCTTCGACGTCGCCACCGTCCACCTCGACGAGTTCACCCACGGCGACGCGGCCGCGCGCGACGCCTTCGTGCGGACCCTGGGCGACAGCCTCGTCGAGACCGGGTTCGTCAAGGTCGACGGCCACCGCGTCACCCGCCAGGACGTCGACGCCGCCTACGTCGCGGCCCGCGACCTCTTCGCCCTCCCGGCCGAGGCCAAGGCCGCCTACGTGATGCCGAAGGGCGCCGGGGGCTACACCCCGTTCGGCACCGAGCACGCCAAGGACAGCGAGGCCATCGACCTCAAGGAGTTCTGGCACGTCCACCAGGACGTCCCCGAGGACCACCCGCTCTTCGCCACCTACGGGGCCAACGTCTTCCCCGACGAGGTCCCCCACTTCCGGCCGGCGATGATGCGGCTCTACCGCGACCTCGAGGATGCGGCCCAGACCCTCCTCGAGGCCATCGCCGTCTACCTCGACCTGCCCGAGCGCGACCTGGCCGACATGGTCGTCGACGGCCGCTCCGTACTCCGGGTCATCCACTACCCGCCCCTGCGCGAGGCCAACGTGCCCGGCGCGGTGCGGGCCGCGGCCCACGAGGACATCAACCTCATCACCCTGCTCCCGGCGGCCACCGAGGCCGGCCTCGAGCTGCTCGACCGCGACGGCACCTGGCACCCCGTCGACGGCCTGGAGGGCGAGATCGTCGTCGACGCCGGCGACATGCTGAGCCGCCACGTCAACCTCAAGATCCCGTCCACCACCCACCGGGTGGTGAACCCCAAGACCGACGACCTCCCCCGCTACTCCATGCCCTTCTTCTGCCACCCCCGGCCCGACGTGGTCCTCGACGCGCCGGCGTCCCTGGTGGGCGACGACGAGAAGCACTTCCCGCCGACCACGGCCGACGACTTCCTGAACCAGCGCCTGGCCGAGATCGGCCTCACCTGA